The following coding sequences lie in one Salmo salar chromosome ssa13, Ssal_v3.1, whole genome shotgun sequence genomic window:
- the fyb gene encoding FYN-binding protein isoform X1, with protein MRMQQDNKSDVKAIMARFNTGGNATEGISSERPKAAVHATLSSGPPIQPKKPALETSLSGSAASTAPKPNFLKSTISTKSAPEVRDLPKIKVIPSKFGNTQEDSKPSFVKQYPFKLKPPGPEISQDAEVKSPLPKLPLQKPSLSLTLSDTKSAFPKPPLGVAKPSWVKDSSPKPDNSGGTSNSIPPKIPPSKKNIISIAKMSLQTEDSVDGAVDSTTKPLGAASILKPSNFRTAQNMFNREDTLSENGVKEIAKLPLTSSDSCLPKPTASKKPSFIKKPLGSTSLVVGLSNSSPPPPKLNPMPNFLALGTVPAKPNRPPRVNLEKFKKGTEASTDGPAGLKGSVAPPPASHPSNHMAPPLPSHPMAPSLPPRPPEAIIQPDPDENYDDVGLINNTPPPHSGGHPSQNTKHSESDEMYEDLDERWGAVESKEQEKREREETKRQVEKKVQKERERKEQEAKKKFKLTGPLKVIHRVQARVDSKGSKTDLGLKQGESIDIMRVLDNPEGRWLGRSQDGSYGYVKTESVEIDFDTLKRQGVSISSHMEHEPEVYDDVAFQNDLSSGIKSAGVVLPPPPDEDSDIYDDLDDSSFDVRVSPPSQFDQTGNTVSDSDIYDDVDTNNFHLPPPISSLPLSKAKGKAEDKDTKKLKKFEKEEKEFRKKFKYDGEIQVLYQVTIVSTLANKKWRSKDLLLRPGETLDVIVKPVDNKLICRNKEGKFGYVLTSHIVVEDADIYDDIGDDCIYDND; from the exons ATGAGAATGCAA CAGGACAACAAGTCTGATGTGAAGGCCATCATGGCTCGCTTCAACACGGGGGGAAATGCCACAGAGGGTATCTCCTCAGAACGTCCAAAAGCTGCAGTGCACGCCACCCTGTCCTCAGGACCCCCTATCCAGCCTAAGAAACCTGCCCTGGAGACCAGCCTCTCAGGCAGCGCAGCGTCCACCGCGCCCAAACCCAACTTCCTCAAGAGCACCATCTCCACCAAGAGCGCTCCAGAAGTCAGGGACTTGCCCAAAATCAAAGTGATCCCTAGTAAGTTTGGAAACACCCAAGAGGACAGCAAACCATCCTTTGTCAAACAGTACCCCTTTAAACTCAAACCTCCTGGCCCAGAGATATCCCAGGATGCTGAGGTCAAAAGCCCTTTGCCCAAACTCCCTCTCCAGAAACCCTCTCTGAGCTTGACCTTGTCTGACACCAAGTCTGCCTTTCCCAAACCTCCCCTGGGTGTGGCCAAACCCTCCTGGGTCAAAGACAGCAGCCCCAAACCTGACAATAGTGGGGGTACCTCGAACTCCATCCCACCCAAAATACCCCCTTCCAAAAAAAACATAATCTCCATTGCAAAGATGAGTCTACAGACAGAGGATAGTGTGGATGGAGCAGTGGATTCTACAACCAAACCGCTGGGAGCAGCTTCTATCCTCAAACCCTCCAACTTCAGGACTGCACAGAACATGTTCAATAGAGAAGACACCCTATCTGAGAATGGGGTAAAGGAAATAGCCAAACTTCCCCTCACTTCCAGCGACTCTTGTCTTCCTAAACCTACAGCCAGTAAGAAACCCAGCTTCATTAAGAAGCCCCTGGGTTCCACCTCCCTGGTCGTGGGGTTGAGCAACAGTAGCCCGCCCCCCCCCAAATTAAACCCCATGCCCAATTTCCTGGCATTAGGAACTGTGCCAGCCAAACCCAACCGGCCTCCTAGGGTCAACTTGGAAAAGTTCAAGAAGGGCACAGAGGCTAGTACCGATG GTCCTGCTGGGTTAAAGGGATCTGTTGCCCCACCCCCTGCCTCTCACCCCAGTAACCATATGGCCCCACCCCTGCCCTCTCACCCCATGGCCCCTAGCCTGCCCCCACGACCACCAGAAGCCAT AATCCAACCTGACCCAGATGAGAACTATGATGATGTGGGGTTAATTAACAATACTCCACCCCCTCACTCTGGAGGACATCCTAGTCAAAACACTAAG CACAGTGAAAGTGATGAAATGTATGAAGATCTTGATGAAAGATG GGGGGCAGTGGAATCAAAGgagcaagagaagagagagagggaggagacaaaaCGACAGGTGGAAAAGAAAGTACAGAAAGAACGTGAGAGGAAAGAACAAGAGGCCAAAAAGAAATTCAAA TTGACTGGTCCACTGAAGGTCATCCACAGGGTCCAGGCCAGAGTGGACAGTAAAGGGAGTAAGACGGACCTGGGGCTGAAGCAGGGAGAGTCTATTGACATCATGCGTGTTTTGGACAACCCAGAGGGACGCTGGCTAGGGAGGTCACAGGACGGCTCCT ATGGCTATGTGAAGACTGAGTCTGTTGAGATTGACTTTGACACCCTGAAGCGTCAGGGTGTGTCTATATCCAGTCATATGGAACACGAACCAGAGGTATACGATGATGTGGCCTTTCAGAATGACCTCAGCAG TGGGATCAAGAGTGCAGGAG TggttcttcctccacctcctgatGAGGATAGTGACATATATGATGATCTTGACGATTCAAGCTTCGACGTCAG AGTATCCCCACCTTCCCAGTTTGACCAGACAGGAAATACTG TCAGTGATTCAGATATTTATGATGATGTTGACACCAATAACTTCCATCTGCCTCCACCTATCAGCAG TCTCCCACTAAGTAAAGCCAAGGGTAAGGCTGAGGACAAAGATACTAAAAAGCTAAAGAAATTTGAAAAGGAAGAGAAGGAATTCAGAAAGAAGTTCAAG TATGATGGGGAGATCCAGGTACTCTATCAGGTGACCATCGTTTCCACCTTGGCCAATAAGAAGTGGCGCAGTAAAGATCTGCTGTTGAGACCTGGGGAGACTCTGGATGTTATCGTTAAGCCTGTAGACAACAAACTCATCTGCAGAAACAAGGAGGGCAAGT ttggCTACGTCTTGACCAGCCATATTGTAGTAGA AGATGCTGATATCTATGATGACATTGGTGATG ATTGCATCTATGACAACGACTGA
- the fyb gene encoding FYN-binding protein isoform X2, translated as MQDNKSDVKAIMARFNTGGNATEGISSERPKAAVHATLSSGPPIQPKKPALETSLSGSAASTAPKPNFLKSTISTKSAPEVRDLPKIKVIPSKFGNTQEDSKPSFVKQYPFKLKPPGPEISQDAEVKSPLPKLPLQKPSLSLTLSDTKSAFPKPPLGVAKPSWVKDSSPKPDNSGGTSNSIPPKIPPSKKNIISIAKMSLQTEDSVDGAVDSTTKPLGAASILKPSNFRTAQNMFNREDTLSENGVKEIAKLPLTSSDSCLPKPTASKKPSFIKKPLGSTSLVVGLSNSSPPPPKLNPMPNFLALGTVPAKPNRPPRVNLEKFKKGTEASTDGPAGLKGSVAPPPASHPSNHMAPPLPSHPMAPSLPPRPPEAIIQPDPDENYDDVGLINNTPPPHSGGHPSQNTKHSESDEMYEDLDERWGAVESKEQEKREREETKRQVEKKVQKERERKEQEAKKKFKLTGPLKVIHRVQARVDSKGSKTDLGLKQGESIDIMRVLDNPEGRWLGRSQDGSYGYVKTESVEIDFDTLKRQGVSISSHMEHEPEVYDDVAFQNDLSSGIKSAGVVLPPPPDEDSDIYDDLDDSSFDVRVSPPSQFDQTGNTVSDSDIYDDVDTNNFHLPPPISSLPLSKAKGKAEDKDTKKLKKFEKEEKEFRKKFKYDGEIQVLYQVTIVSTLANKKWRSKDLLLRPGETLDVIVKPVDNKLICRNKEGKFGYVLTSHIVVEDADIYDDIGDDCIYDND; from the exons CAGGACAACAAGTCTGATGTGAAGGCCATCATGGCTCGCTTCAACACGGGGGGAAATGCCACAGAGGGTATCTCCTCAGAACGTCCAAAAGCTGCAGTGCACGCCACCCTGTCCTCAGGACCCCCTATCCAGCCTAAGAAACCTGCCCTGGAGACCAGCCTCTCAGGCAGCGCAGCGTCCACCGCGCCCAAACCCAACTTCCTCAAGAGCACCATCTCCACCAAGAGCGCTCCAGAAGTCAGGGACTTGCCCAAAATCAAAGTGATCCCTAGTAAGTTTGGAAACACCCAAGAGGACAGCAAACCATCCTTTGTCAAACAGTACCCCTTTAAACTCAAACCTCCTGGCCCAGAGATATCCCAGGATGCTGAGGTCAAAAGCCCTTTGCCCAAACTCCCTCTCCAGAAACCCTCTCTGAGCTTGACCTTGTCTGACACCAAGTCTGCCTTTCCCAAACCTCCCCTGGGTGTGGCCAAACCCTCCTGGGTCAAAGACAGCAGCCCCAAACCTGACAATAGTGGGGGTACCTCGAACTCCATCCCACCCAAAATACCCCCTTCCAAAAAAAACATAATCTCCATTGCAAAGATGAGTCTACAGACAGAGGATAGTGTGGATGGAGCAGTGGATTCTACAACCAAACCGCTGGGAGCAGCTTCTATCCTCAAACCCTCCAACTTCAGGACTGCACAGAACATGTTCAATAGAGAAGACACCCTATCTGAGAATGGGGTAAAGGAAATAGCCAAACTTCCCCTCACTTCCAGCGACTCTTGTCTTCCTAAACCTACAGCCAGTAAGAAACCCAGCTTCATTAAGAAGCCCCTGGGTTCCACCTCCCTGGTCGTGGGGTTGAGCAACAGTAGCCCGCCCCCCCCCAAATTAAACCCCATGCCCAATTTCCTGGCATTAGGAACTGTGCCAGCCAAACCCAACCGGCCTCCTAGGGTCAACTTGGAAAAGTTCAAGAAGGGCACAGAGGCTAGTACCGATG GTCCTGCTGGGTTAAAGGGATCTGTTGCCCCACCCCCTGCCTCTCACCCCAGTAACCATATGGCCCCACCCCTGCCCTCTCACCCCATGGCCCCTAGCCTGCCCCCACGACCACCAGAAGCCAT AATCCAACCTGACCCAGATGAGAACTATGATGATGTGGGGTTAATTAACAATACTCCACCCCCTCACTCTGGAGGACATCCTAGTCAAAACACTAAG CACAGTGAAAGTGATGAAATGTATGAAGATCTTGATGAAAGATG GGGGGCAGTGGAATCAAAGgagcaagagaagagagagagggaggagacaaaaCGACAGGTGGAAAAGAAAGTACAGAAAGAACGTGAGAGGAAAGAACAAGAGGCCAAAAAGAAATTCAAA TTGACTGGTCCACTGAAGGTCATCCACAGGGTCCAGGCCAGAGTGGACAGTAAAGGGAGTAAGACGGACCTGGGGCTGAAGCAGGGAGAGTCTATTGACATCATGCGTGTTTTGGACAACCCAGAGGGACGCTGGCTAGGGAGGTCACAGGACGGCTCCT ATGGCTATGTGAAGACTGAGTCTGTTGAGATTGACTTTGACACCCTGAAGCGTCAGGGTGTGTCTATATCCAGTCATATGGAACACGAACCAGAGGTATACGATGATGTGGCCTTTCAGAATGACCTCAGCAG TGGGATCAAGAGTGCAGGAG TggttcttcctccacctcctgatGAGGATAGTGACATATATGATGATCTTGACGATTCAAGCTTCGACGTCAG AGTATCCCCACCTTCCCAGTTTGACCAGACAGGAAATACTG TCAGTGATTCAGATATTTATGATGATGTTGACACCAATAACTTCCATCTGCCTCCACCTATCAGCAG TCTCCCACTAAGTAAAGCCAAGGGTAAGGCTGAGGACAAAGATACTAAAAAGCTAAAGAAATTTGAAAAGGAAGAGAAGGAATTCAGAAAGAAGTTCAAG TATGATGGGGAGATCCAGGTACTCTATCAGGTGACCATCGTTTCCACCTTGGCCAATAAGAAGTGGCGCAGTAAAGATCTGCTGTTGAGACCTGGGGAGACTCTGGATGTTATCGTTAAGCCTGTAGACAACAAACTCATCTGCAGAAACAAGGAGGGCAAGT ttggCTACGTCTTGACCAGCCATATTGTAGTAGA AGATGCTGATATCTATGATGACATTGGTGATG ATTGCATCTATGACAACGACTGA
- the fyb gene encoding FYN-binding protein — protein sequence MDNKSDVKAIMARFNTGGNATEGISSERPKAAVHATLSSGPPIQPKKPALETSLSGSAASTAPKPNFLKSTISTKSAPEVRDLPKIKVIPSKFGNTQEDSKPSFVKQYPFKLKPPGPEISQDAEVKSPLPKLPLQKPSLSLTLSDTKSAFPKPPLGVAKPSWVKDSSPKPDNSGGTSNSIPPKIPPSKKNIISIAKMSLQTEDSVDGAVDSTTKPLGAASILKPSNFRTAQNMFNREDTLSENGVKEIAKLPLTSSDSCLPKPTASKKPSFIKKPLGSTSLVVGLSNSSPPPPKLNPMPNFLALGTVPAKPNRPPRVNLEKFKKGTEASTDGPAGLKGSVAPPPASHPSNHMAPPLPSHPMAPSLPPRPPEAIIQPDPDENYDDVGLINNTPPPHSGGHPSQNTKHSESDEMYEDLDERWGAVESKEQEKREREETKRQVEKKVQKERERKEQEAKKKFKLTGPLKVIHRVQARVDSKGSKTDLGLKQGESIDIMRVLDNPEGRWLGRSQDGSYGYVKTESVEIDFDTLKRQGVSISSHMEHEPEVYDDVAFQNDLSSGIKSAGVVLPPPPDEDSDIYDDLDDSSFDVRVSPPSQFDQTGNTVSDSDIYDDVDTNNFHLPPPISSLPLSKAKGKAEDKDTKKLKKFEKEEKEFRKKFKYDGEIQVLYQVTIVSTLANKKWRSKDLLLRPGETLDVIVKPVDNKLICRNKEGKFGYVLTSHIVVEDADIYDDIGDDCIYDND from the exons GACAACAAGTCTGATGTGAAGGCCATCATGGCTCGCTTCAACACGGGGGGAAATGCCACAGAGGGTATCTCCTCAGAACGTCCAAAAGCTGCAGTGCACGCCACCCTGTCCTCAGGACCCCCTATCCAGCCTAAGAAACCTGCCCTGGAGACCAGCCTCTCAGGCAGCGCAGCGTCCACCGCGCCCAAACCCAACTTCCTCAAGAGCACCATCTCCACCAAGAGCGCTCCAGAAGTCAGGGACTTGCCCAAAATCAAAGTGATCCCTAGTAAGTTTGGAAACACCCAAGAGGACAGCAAACCATCCTTTGTCAAACAGTACCCCTTTAAACTCAAACCTCCTGGCCCAGAGATATCCCAGGATGCTGAGGTCAAAAGCCCTTTGCCCAAACTCCCTCTCCAGAAACCCTCTCTGAGCTTGACCTTGTCTGACACCAAGTCTGCCTTTCCCAAACCTCCCCTGGGTGTGGCCAAACCCTCCTGGGTCAAAGACAGCAGCCCCAAACCTGACAATAGTGGGGGTACCTCGAACTCCATCCCACCCAAAATACCCCCTTCCAAAAAAAACATAATCTCCATTGCAAAGATGAGTCTACAGACAGAGGATAGTGTGGATGGAGCAGTGGATTCTACAACCAAACCGCTGGGAGCAGCTTCTATCCTCAAACCCTCCAACTTCAGGACTGCACAGAACATGTTCAATAGAGAAGACACCCTATCTGAGAATGGGGTAAAGGAAATAGCCAAACTTCCCCTCACTTCCAGCGACTCTTGTCTTCCTAAACCTACAGCCAGTAAGAAACCCAGCTTCATTAAGAAGCCCCTGGGTTCCACCTCCCTGGTCGTGGGGTTGAGCAACAGTAGCCCGCCCCCCCCCAAATTAAACCCCATGCCCAATTTCCTGGCATTAGGAACTGTGCCAGCCAAACCCAACCGGCCTCCTAGGGTCAACTTGGAAAAGTTCAAGAAGGGCACAGAGGCTAGTACCGATG GTCCTGCTGGGTTAAAGGGATCTGTTGCCCCACCCCCTGCCTCTCACCCCAGTAACCATATGGCCCCACCCCTGCCCTCTCACCCCATGGCCCCTAGCCTGCCCCCACGACCACCAGAAGCCAT AATCCAACCTGACCCAGATGAGAACTATGATGATGTGGGGTTAATTAACAATACTCCACCCCCTCACTCTGGAGGACATCCTAGTCAAAACACTAAG CACAGTGAAAGTGATGAAATGTATGAAGATCTTGATGAAAGATG GGGGGCAGTGGAATCAAAGgagcaagagaagagagagagggaggagacaaaaCGACAGGTGGAAAAGAAAGTACAGAAAGAACGTGAGAGGAAAGAACAAGAGGCCAAAAAGAAATTCAAA TTGACTGGTCCACTGAAGGTCATCCACAGGGTCCAGGCCAGAGTGGACAGTAAAGGGAGTAAGACGGACCTGGGGCTGAAGCAGGGAGAGTCTATTGACATCATGCGTGTTTTGGACAACCCAGAGGGACGCTGGCTAGGGAGGTCACAGGACGGCTCCT ATGGCTATGTGAAGACTGAGTCTGTTGAGATTGACTTTGACACCCTGAAGCGTCAGGGTGTGTCTATATCCAGTCATATGGAACACGAACCAGAGGTATACGATGATGTGGCCTTTCAGAATGACCTCAGCAG TGGGATCAAGAGTGCAGGAG TggttcttcctccacctcctgatGAGGATAGTGACATATATGATGATCTTGACGATTCAAGCTTCGACGTCAG AGTATCCCCACCTTCCCAGTTTGACCAGACAGGAAATACTG TCAGTGATTCAGATATTTATGATGATGTTGACACCAATAACTTCCATCTGCCTCCACCTATCAGCAG TCTCCCACTAAGTAAAGCCAAGGGTAAGGCTGAGGACAAAGATACTAAAAAGCTAAAGAAATTTGAAAAGGAAGAGAAGGAATTCAGAAAGAAGTTCAAG TATGATGGGGAGATCCAGGTACTCTATCAGGTGACCATCGTTTCCACCTTGGCCAATAAGAAGTGGCGCAGTAAAGATCTGCTGTTGAGACCTGGGGAGACTCTGGATGTTATCGTTAAGCCTGTAGACAACAAACTCATCTGCAGAAACAAGGAGGGCAAGT ttggCTACGTCTTGACCAGCCATATTGTAGTAGA AGATGCTGATATCTATGATGACATTGGTGATG ATTGCATCTATGACAACGACTGA
- the fyb gene encoding FYN-binding protein isoform X3 — translation MARFNTGGNATEGISSERPKAAVHATLSSGPPIQPKKPALETSLSGSAASTAPKPNFLKSTISTKSAPEVRDLPKIKVIPSKFGNTQEDSKPSFVKQYPFKLKPPGPEISQDAEVKSPLPKLPLQKPSLSLTLSDTKSAFPKPPLGVAKPSWVKDSSPKPDNSGGTSNSIPPKIPPSKKNIISIAKMSLQTEDSVDGAVDSTTKPLGAASILKPSNFRTAQNMFNREDTLSENGVKEIAKLPLTSSDSCLPKPTASKKPSFIKKPLGSTSLVVGLSNSSPPPPKLNPMPNFLALGTVPAKPNRPPRVNLEKFKKGTEASTDGPAGLKGSVAPPPASHPSNHMAPPLPSHPMAPSLPPRPPEAIIQPDPDENYDDVGLINNTPPPHSGGHPSQNTKHSESDEMYEDLDERWGAVESKEQEKREREETKRQVEKKVQKERERKEQEAKKKFKLTGPLKVIHRVQARVDSKGSKTDLGLKQGESIDIMRVLDNPEGRWLGRSQDGSYGYVKTESVEIDFDTLKRQGVSISSHMEHEPEVYDDVAFQNDLSSGIKSAGVVLPPPPDEDSDIYDDLDDSSFDVRVSPPSQFDQTGNTVSDSDIYDDVDTNNFHLPPPISSLPLSKAKGKAEDKDTKKLKKFEKEEKEFRKKFKYDGEIQVLYQVTIVSTLANKKWRSKDLLLRPGETLDVIVKPVDNKLICRNKEGKFGYVLTSHIVVEDADIYDDIGDDCIYDND, via the exons ATGGCTCGCTTCAACACGGGGGGAAATGCCACAGAGGGTATCTCCTCAGAACGTCCAAAAGCTGCAGTGCACGCCACCCTGTCCTCAGGACCCCCTATCCAGCCTAAGAAACCTGCCCTGGAGACCAGCCTCTCAGGCAGCGCAGCGTCCACCGCGCCCAAACCCAACTTCCTCAAGAGCACCATCTCCACCAAGAGCGCTCCAGAAGTCAGGGACTTGCCCAAAATCAAAGTGATCCCTAGTAAGTTTGGAAACACCCAAGAGGACAGCAAACCATCCTTTGTCAAACAGTACCCCTTTAAACTCAAACCTCCTGGCCCAGAGATATCCCAGGATGCTGAGGTCAAAAGCCCTTTGCCCAAACTCCCTCTCCAGAAACCCTCTCTGAGCTTGACCTTGTCTGACACCAAGTCTGCCTTTCCCAAACCTCCCCTGGGTGTGGCCAAACCCTCCTGGGTCAAAGACAGCAGCCCCAAACCTGACAATAGTGGGGGTACCTCGAACTCCATCCCACCCAAAATACCCCCTTCCAAAAAAAACATAATCTCCATTGCAAAGATGAGTCTACAGACAGAGGATAGTGTGGATGGAGCAGTGGATTCTACAACCAAACCGCTGGGAGCAGCTTCTATCCTCAAACCCTCCAACTTCAGGACTGCACAGAACATGTTCAATAGAGAAGACACCCTATCTGAGAATGGGGTAAAGGAAATAGCCAAACTTCCCCTCACTTCCAGCGACTCTTGTCTTCCTAAACCTACAGCCAGTAAGAAACCCAGCTTCATTAAGAAGCCCCTGGGTTCCACCTCCCTGGTCGTGGGGTTGAGCAACAGTAGCCCGCCCCCCCCCAAATTAAACCCCATGCCCAATTTCCTGGCATTAGGAACTGTGCCAGCCAAACCCAACCGGCCTCCTAGGGTCAACTTGGAAAAGTTCAAGAAGGGCACAGAGGCTAGTACCGATG GTCCTGCTGGGTTAAAGGGATCTGTTGCCCCACCCCCTGCCTCTCACCCCAGTAACCATATGGCCCCACCCCTGCCCTCTCACCCCATGGCCCCTAGCCTGCCCCCACGACCACCAGAAGCCAT AATCCAACCTGACCCAGATGAGAACTATGATGATGTGGGGTTAATTAACAATACTCCACCCCCTCACTCTGGAGGACATCCTAGTCAAAACACTAAG CACAGTGAAAGTGATGAAATGTATGAAGATCTTGATGAAAGATG GGGGGCAGTGGAATCAAAGgagcaagagaagagagagagggaggagacaaaaCGACAGGTGGAAAAGAAAGTACAGAAAGAACGTGAGAGGAAAGAACAAGAGGCCAAAAAGAAATTCAAA TTGACTGGTCCACTGAAGGTCATCCACAGGGTCCAGGCCAGAGTGGACAGTAAAGGGAGTAAGACGGACCTGGGGCTGAAGCAGGGAGAGTCTATTGACATCATGCGTGTTTTGGACAACCCAGAGGGACGCTGGCTAGGGAGGTCACAGGACGGCTCCT ATGGCTATGTGAAGACTGAGTCTGTTGAGATTGACTTTGACACCCTGAAGCGTCAGGGTGTGTCTATATCCAGTCATATGGAACACGAACCAGAGGTATACGATGATGTGGCCTTTCAGAATGACCTCAGCAG TGGGATCAAGAGTGCAGGAG TggttcttcctccacctcctgatGAGGATAGTGACATATATGATGATCTTGACGATTCAAGCTTCGACGTCAG AGTATCCCCACCTTCCCAGTTTGACCAGACAGGAAATACTG TCAGTGATTCAGATATTTATGATGATGTTGACACCAATAACTTCCATCTGCCTCCACCTATCAGCAG TCTCCCACTAAGTAAAGCCAAGGGTAAGGCTGAGGACAAAGATACTAAAAAGCTAAAGAAATTTGAAAAGGAAGAGAAGGAATTCAGAAAGAAGTTCAAG TATGATGGGGAGATCCAGGTACTCTATCAGGTGACCATCGTTTCCACCTTGGCCAATAAGAAGTGGCGCAGTAAAGATCTGCTGTTGAGACCTGGGGAGACTCTGGATGTTATCGTTAAGCCTGTAGACAACAAACTCATCTGCAGAAACAAGGAGGGCAAGT ttggCTACGTCTTGACCAGCCATATTGTAGTAGA AGATGCTGATATCTATGATGACATTGGTGATG ATTGCATCTATGACAACGACTGA
- the LOC106568152 gene encoding ATP synthase subunit e, mitochondrial — protein MRTSSILQQQYGTSNCSVACHKTARWSFLLIGMFYGKQRYDYLKPRAEEERRVEEAEKKIREEQERIAKALAEASEDTILK, from the exons ATGCGCACTTCCTCAATTTTACAACAGCAATATGGTACCTCCAATTGTAGTGTCGCCTGTCACAAG ACGGCAAGGTGGTCATTCTTGCTCATTGGCATGTTCTATGGAAAACAGAGATATG ACTATCTGAAGCCAAGAGCTGAGGAAGAGAGGCGTGTTGAGGAAGCAGAGAAGAAGATACGAGAGGAACAGGAAAGAATAGCCAAAGCACTTGCGGAAG CCTCTGAAGACACCATCCTGAAATGA